The Euphorbia lathyris chromosome 3, ddEupLath1.1, whole genome shotgun sequence genome contains a region encoding:
- the LOC136222959 gene encoding beta-fructofuranosidase, insoluble isoenzyme CWINV1-like: MIYKGIYHLFYQYNPKGAVWGNIVWAHSTSKDLINWTPHKPAIYPSQPSDINGCWSGSATILPTGKPAIIFTGIDKNHNQIQNLAFPKNPSDPYLIEWVKSHHNPLMTPTRENQINATSFRDPTTAWLGPDGKWRVIVGSKVNDVGMAILYTSTDFVHWVKSENPLHSAPGTGMWECPDFYPVSVDLVTAVDMPVLGPSVKFVLKKSLDDTKHDYYTIGEYDQIKDVYTPEDGSVDDGSGLRYDYGKFYASKTFFDSAKNRRVLWGWVNESSTDQQNILRGWSGIQAIPRNVYLDKSRKQLVQWPIKEIEKLRRNPVYLTNKVLKQGSVVEVSGVTATQADVEISFKISESDLMKAEVMEASWRDPQILCSKRGGLVKGSLGPFGLLVLASKDMQEHTSIFFRIFKAQNNTSSKYVVLMCSDQTRSSLHSDYDKTTYGAFLDVNPLTNSLSLRTLIDHSVVESFGGEGKSCITARVYPTLAINEGAHLYAFNNGTQSVTISKLTAWSMNKAQIN, translated from the exons ATGATCTACAAGGGAATTTACCACTTGTTTTATCAATACAACCCCAAAGGAGCAGTATGGGGTAACATTGTGTGGGCCCATTCAACATCAAAAGATCTTATTAACTGGACCCCACACAAACCAGCCATCTACCCATCTCAACCTTCCGACATAAACGGCTGCTGGTCGGGATCCGCCACCATCCTCCCCACCGGGAAACCGGCTATCATCTTCACCGGAATCGACAAAAACCATAACCAGATCCAAAACTTAGCCTTCCCCAAAAACCCATCCGACCCATATCTAATCGAATGGGTCAAATCACACCATAACCCGCTCATGACACCCACCCGAGAGAACCAAATCAACGCGACCTCATTCAGAGATCCAACCACAGCCTGGTTAGGTCCAGATGGCAAGTGGAGAGTGATTGTCGGAAGTAAAGTCAACGATGTAGGAATGGCAATTTTATATACTAGTACCGATTTTGTCCACTGGGTTAAATCCGAGAACCCGTTGCATTCGGCTCCGGGTACCGGAATGTGGGAATGCCCGGATTTTTACCCGGTTTCAGTTGACTTGGTAACCGCTGTGGATATGCCTGTTTTAGGACCAAGTGTTAAGTTTGTGCTTAAGAAGAGTTTAGACGACACTAAACATGATTATTACACAATTGGAGAGTATGATCAAATTAAGGATGTCTATACACCTGAAGATGGATCAGTTGATGATGGGTCTGGATTAAGATATGATTATGGCAAATTTTATGCTTCTAAAACATTTTTTGATAGTGCTAAGAATAGAAGAGTTTTATGGGGTTGGGTTAATGAATCTTCAACTGATCAGCAAAATATTTTGAGGGGTTGGTCTGGAATTCAg GCAATTCCGAGAAATGTTTATCTAGACAAATCAAGGAAGCAGTTGGTGCAATGGCCAATTAAGGAAATTGAAAAGCTGAGAAGAAATCCTGTCTATTTGACAAATAAAGTGCTTAAACAAGGATCTGTTGTTGAAGTCTCTGGCGTTACAGCAACACag GCAGATGTGGAGATATCATTTAAGATATCAGAATCAGATCTAATGAAAGCAGAAGTCATGGAAGCAAGTTGGAGAGACCCCCAAATTTTATGTAGCAAAAGGGGTGGTTTGGTAAAGGGAAGTTTAGGTCCTTTTGGGTTACTTGTTTTGGCATCAAAAGATATGCAAGAACACACTTCTATTTTCTTCAGAATTTTCAAAGCCCAAAACAATACTAGTAGTAAATATGTGGTTCTCATGTGCTCTGACCAAACTAg ATCTTCACTTCATTCAGACTATGATAAGACTACTTATGGTGCTTTTCTGGATGTCAATCCTCTTACTAATTCTCTCTCCTTGAGAACCTTG ATAGATCATTCGGTAGTGGAGAGCTTCGGAGGAGAAGGAAAGAGTTGCATAACAGCAAGAGTTTATCCAACATTAGCCATAAATGAAGGTGCCCACTTGTATGCTTTCAACAATGGAACTCAATCTGTCACCATTTCCAAACTCACTGCTTGGAGTATGAACAAGGCTCAAATCAACTGA